In one window of Streptomyces kaniharaensis DNA:
- a CDS encoding NAD(P)/FAD-dependent oxidoreductase — MKHRIVVLGAGYAGAFAAGNLARRLSPADTEITVVNAVPDFVERMRLHQLAIGQDLAFRMLADVFAGTGVRLRLARVTGVDPERRTVAVTGEDGDGELAYDTLLYALGSSVAHHGVPGVAEYAFDVTGRASALRLRERLAGLGEGGTVLVVGEGLTGIETATEFAESRSDLSVALAARGELGAWLSPKARRHLRRAFDRLGITVHEHTGIEAVEPTRAIAAGGRSIPADVTVWSAGFAVHPIAAASGLEVAETGQIVVDRTMRSVSHPDVYAAGDCAYAIGENGRPLPMSCASAGYTNMQATAAIIARLTGSEVPTTGLKYHGNHISLGQRDAIFQMVDGDVRSKSWYLGGRTAAWLKSGVLKGAGWSIAHPTFGMPKRKRRLATASDRPGVKVAA; from the coding sequence ATGAAGCACCGCATCGTCGTACTCGGCGCCGGATACGCCGGGGCCTTCGCCGCCGGGAACCTGGCCCGCCGGCTCTCGCCCGCCGACACCGAGATCACCGTCGTCAACGCCGTGCCCGACTTCGTTGAGCGGATGCGGCTCCACCAGCTCGCGATCGGCCAGGATCTCGCGTTCCGCATGCTCGCCGACGTATTCGCGGGCACCGGGGTGCGGCTGCGCCTGGCACGCGTCACCGGCGTCGACCCCGAGCGCAGGACCGTTGCCGTGACCGGCGAGGACGGCGACGGTGAGCTCGCGTACGACACGCTTCTCTATGCGCTCGGCAGCTCGGTCGCCCACCATGGCGTCCCCGGCGTGGCCGAGTACGCCTTCGATGTGACCGGCCGGGCCTCGGCGCTGCGTCTGCGCGAGCGCCTGGCCGGCCTGGGCGAGGGCGGCACCGTGCTGGTCGTCGGCGAAGGGCTGACCGGCATCGAGACCGCCACCGAGTTCGCCGAGTCCCGGTCCGACCTCTCGGTCGCGCTCGCTGCCCGCGGCGAGCTGGGCGCATGGCTCTCCCCGAAGGCCCGCCGTCACCTGCGCCGGGCGTTCGACCGACTCGGCATCACCGTCCACGAGCACACGGGCATCGAAGCCGTCGAGCCGACGCGGGCGATCGCCGCCGGCGGCAGGTCCATCCCGGCCGACGTGACCGTGTGGTCGGCCGGGTTCGCCGTGCACCCCATCGCGGCCGCCAGCGGCCTCGAGGTCGCCGAGACCGGCCAGATCGTCGTCGACCGCACCATGCGCTCGGTCTCGCACCCCGACGTCTACGCCGCCGGTGACTGCGCGTACGCGATCGGCGAGAACGGCCGGCCGCTGCCGATGTCCTGCGCCTCGGCCGGCTACACCAACATGCAGGCGACCGCCGCGATCATCGCGCGCCTGACGGGCAGCGAGGTCCCGACCACCGGGCTGAAGTACCACGGCAACCACATCAGCCTCGGGCAGCGGGACGCGATCTTCCAGATGGTGGACGGGGACGTCCGGTCGAAGTCCTGGTACCTGGGCGGCCGGACCGCCGCGTGGCTCAAGTCGGGCGTCCTCAAGGGGGCCGGGTGGAGCATCGCCCACCCGACATTCGGCATGCCCAAGCGCAAGCGCCGCCTGGCCACCGCGTCTGACCGGCCCGGTGTGAAGGTCGCCGCATAG
- a CDS encoding sigma-70 family RNA polymerase sigma factor, with product MDSAAIDRFEASRGRLASLAYRLLGSAADAEDAVQDAFLRWQAADRERIEVPQAWLTKVVTNLCLDRLRSAQARHERAVGDWLPEPLLEGDPMLGPADTFEQRESVSLAVLTLMERLSPVERAVYVLREAFSYPHAEIAGILDITEAASQQHAHRARRRVVAERRRGDEVDPASARRVVEEFLAAAMSGRTDRLVAMLTADATAVSDGAGLARRLLRYQSRERIASYVRAGFKPTPAKRRLAGGSLAMHIALVNGSPAVLAVVDDRVVGAVAFEVSDGKVASLRGIAAADRLARLNEAWRQHEPDAPVINAW from the coding sequence ATGGACAGCGCAGCCATCGATCGGTTCGAGGCCAGCCGGGGCCGGCTGGCCTCGCTCGCGTACCGTCTGCTCGGCTCGGCGGCCGACGCCGAGGACGCCGTGCAGGACGCGTTCCTGCGCTGGCAGGCCGCGGACCGGGAACGCATCGAGGTGCCGCAGGCGTGGCTGACCAAGGTCGTCACCAATCTCTGCCTCGACCGGCTCCGCTCGGCGCAGGCGCGCCATGAGCGCGCTGTCGGAGACTGGCTGCCCGAGCCGCTCCTGGAGGGCGACCCGATGCTCGGCCCTGCCGATACCTTCGAGCAGCGCGAATCGGTGTCCTTGGCCGTACTGACCCTCATGGAGCGCCTCTCGCCGGTCGAGCGGGCCGTCTACGTCCTGCGCGAGGCCTTCTCGTACCCCCACGCCGAGATCGCCGGGATCCTCGACATCACCGAGGCTGCGAGCCAGCAGCACGCCCACCGGGCCCGCCGCCGGGTCGTCGCCGAACGCCGCCGCGGCGACGAGGTGGACCCCGCGTCCGCGCGCCGGGTCGTCGAGGAGTTCCTCGCCGCCGCCATGTCGGGGCGCACCGATCGGCTGGTGGCGATGCTCACCGCCGACGCGACCGCAGTCTCGGACGGCGCCGGGCTGGCCAGGCGGCTGCTGCGCTACCAGTCGCGCGAGCGCATCGCCTCCTACGTGCGGGCCGGCTTCAAGCCGACTCCGGCGAAGCGGCGGCTGGCCGGCGGTTCCCTCGCGATGCACATCGCGCTGGTCAACGGCTCCCCGGCGGTCCTCGCCGTGGTCGACGACCGGGTCGTGGGCGCCGTGGCGTTCGAAGTCAGCGACGGCAAGGTCGCGTCCCTGCGCGGCATCGCCGCCGCGGACCGGCTCGCGCGCCTCAACGAGGCATGGCGGCAGCATGAACCCGACGCGCCGGTCATCAACGCATGGTGA
- a CDS encoding CU044_5270 family protein, with the protein MLPAGRQRFLKEHLMSEIAAETNAARPRRRLVWTVAAPLAVGALAAVTVVSIPDRDHGDAAPAAPTLSASSAPATPTPSASPTPSATPAPEPTDAAGLLARAAKAAASSPDPGARATQFVYRREIQDGARETKHERKSWFPVDGKSGGLILDPTMGNGRSPWPARLSDVPGAPRTASFDAPTYKFVASLPTDPQQLLQQLLSFDRAKRVSGMPMTPKMYNQFAFGDVQMIFQNIAAPPTVAGALMEAAAKIPGTAVVADEADAAGRHGVAVVGTNGTMRVALIFDKTTGAFLGVREVLLSDLPPAGPDGLPPAGNPSPGAGDGKGFDYASAILTSTIVDKLEAEPSN; encoded by the coding sequence ATGCTCCCCGCCGGCCGCCAACGGTTCCTGAAGGAGCATCTGATGAGTGAGATCGCCGCCGAGACGAACGCAGCGCGGCCGCGGCGCAGGCTGGTGTGGACGGTCGCCGCCCCGCTGGCGGTCGGCGCGCTGGCGGCCGTCACCGTGGTGTCCATCCCGGACCGCGACCACGGCGACGCCGCCCCCGCGGCGCCGACCCTGTCGGCCTCGTCCGCCCCGGCCACCCCCACCCCGTCCGCGTCGCCCACCCCGTCGGCCACGCCCGCGCCCGAGCCGACCGACGCCGCGGGCCTGCTCGCCCGCGCCGCGAAGGCCGCCGCGAGCAGCCCCGACCCCGGGGCCAGGGCCACCCAGTTCGTCTACCGGCGGGAGATCCAGGACGGCGCCCGCGAGACCAAGCACGAACGCAAGTCGTGGTTCCCGGTCGACGGCAAGTCCGGCGGCCTGATCCTGGACCCGACGATGGGCAACGGACGCAGTCCGTGGCCCGCCAGGCTGTCGGACGTCCCCGGCGCCCCGCGAACGGCGAGCTTCGACGCCCCGACCTACAAGTTCGTCGCCTCCCTGCCCACCGACCCGCAGCAGCTCCTGCAGCAACTGCTCTCCTTCGACCGCGCCAAGCGGGTGTCGGGGATGCCGATGACCCCGAAGATGTACAACCAGTTCGCCTTCGGGGACGTCCAGATGATCTTCCAGAACATCGCGGCGCCGCCCACCGTCGCGGGAGCGCTCATGGAGGCGGCCGCGAAGATCCCGGGCACGGCCGTGGTCGCCGACGAGGCGGACGCGGCAGGTCGGCACGGCGTCGCGGTGGTCGGCACCAACGGCACCATGCGCGTGGCCCTGATCTTCGACAAGACCACCGGCGCCTTCCTCGGCGTGCGCGAGGTCCTCCTCTCCGACCTCCCGCCCGCCGGCCCCGACGGCCTCCCGCCCGCGGGCAACCCGTCCCCGGGCGCCGGCGACGGCAAGGGCTTCGACTACGCCTCGGCCATCCTCACCTCGACCATCGTCGACAAACTGGAGGCCGAGCCCAGCAACTGA